One Peribacillus simplex NBRC 15720 = DSM 1321 genomic region harbors:
- a CDS encoding GTPase domain-containing protein — MDERLIGKKYYETMIEDTRKHPIQALGEMFLVEQKKERADLTAIRFAQGEVYFQHHDYEAAIFKWENIEGELGSWAKKNIADAYFELEMYSTAEDIYKSVDTNESVLKTEVLLQLFSLYIVETRNDLASKVVKEAVEFQPDYPNVTEIARAFFEEQKDWNSAVELAANESIRTESMGWFDVLKTYIQQGVAQSMDPDYFSTVLGSLYTLDQERFEKVTVALWKNYKYTDSYFEWLRVINNLIDTIELNHADVWDELSVYYRDAYAGLLEGTHLIKDLSPVVPRLLENWLKIADGELSLFAAASTLSWNEIFPDTINALVIQDAESLLAKSPKLGGGLEAGEKLFNSIIQWADENDLRVGNKLNWMVEGLKDTENFNLLLVGSTGNGKTSFIQSIVGESIAAEDHSSLVSVKDGDDLEILEITDTDRKAVMELTELDETRRQRGTIVDVTLISDYLRNNRLRLLDTPGFNGEISVESDFQSYLHGSDGLMFVLDARAPFTGSERDLLLEIQMMAPKLPIHFLLNKMDTIYSDQVAVRMEDETWDKVNAYFPNAKVFAFSKLYDSKQQLKDLSVFLQSNYQDDNWKERRSEKILAFIRKTLSNLLEKRAANERKCEHSISWNEQMEIKLNGAVNQLADLEKEKSENIIRSYRSLKDEVKNQLYSKIPELLRDCSKSLTESSDFSQVHIQLNQEMNERIQAFISDKIMPQYYRSLQDWIASSQMEFAQSQQFMDEMSAGFNELYKEERITLAGDFRVLDDWRRDADRMTSSIRIDDVNILLRRTPSQLLLKGAGKLFGAIPQNKANMYNRYKKYLESEDYLDVAEMITERFLTQFGLFEKSLDRDISLFYRSSFALLQKTIEQTQTEIKDYQAALEHMKENPEVYRDPITLFEVKLRQLERLEKIEKKRLAQLQRK, encoded by the coding sequence ATGGACGAACGGCTGATCGGAAAAAAATATTATGAAACGATGATTGAGGATACAAGGAAGCACCCCATTCAAGCTTTGGGTGAAATGTTTCTCGTGGAACAAAAAAAGGAAAGAGCGGATTTAACCGCAATTCGATTTGCTCAAGGAGAAGTATATTTTCAGCATCATGACTATGAAGCAGCCATTTTTAAATGGGAAAACATAGAAGGGGAACTTGGTTCATGGGCGAAGAAAAACATCGCTGATGCTTATTTTGAACTGGAAATGTATTCAACCGCAGAGGATATCTATAAATCCGTCGATACGAATGAATCGGTCTTGAAAACAGAGGTTCTTTTACAACTTTTTTCCCTGTACATAGTGGAAACGAGAAATGACCTGGCTTCCAAAGTCGTGAAAGAAGCAGTCGAGTTTCAGCCGGACTACCCGAATGTCACGGAAATCGCACGTGCCTTTTTTGAAGAACAAAAGGATTGGAACAGTGCGGTGGAATTAGCGGCGAATGAAAGTATCCGTACAGAATCAATGGGCTGGTTCGATGTGCTGAAAACGTATATCCAGCAGGGTGTAGCCCAATCGATGGATCCGGATTATTTTTCAACTGTCCTTGGTTCGCTATACACTCTCGACCAGGAACGTTTCGAAAAGGTGACGGTTGCCCTGTGGAAAAATTATAAATATACGGATTCTTATTTCGAATGGCTAAGAGTGATTAATAACTTGATAGATACCATCGAATTAAACCATGCGGATGTATGGGATGAGCTTTCCGTCTATTACAGGGATGCATATGCAGGTCTGTTAGAAGGAACGCACCTAATCAAAGATTTAAGTCCGGTCGTGCCAAGGTTGCTGGAAAACTGGCTCAAAATCGCAGATGGGGAGCTATCGCTGTTTGCAGCGGCATCCACGTTGTCCTGGAATGAAATCTTCCCGGATACGATCAATGCGCTGGTCATTCAGGATGCAGAAAGTCTGTTGGCGAAATCCCCTAAATTGGGAGGCGGACTGGAAGCGGGGGAAAAACTATTCAATTCCATTATCCAGTGGGCTGATGAGAATGATTTAAGGGTTGGCAATAAGCTTAATTGGATGGTCGAGGGGCTTAAGGATACCGAAAATTTCAATCTTCTACTTGTGGGAAGTACAGGAAATGGCAAGACATCCTTTATTCAGTCAATTGTTGGGGAGAGTATTGCTGCCGAAGATCATTCGTCCCTAGTAAGTGTCAAAGACGGGGATGACTTGGAAATCCTCGAAATTACCGATACAGATCGCAAAGCTGTCATGGAGTTAACTGAATTGGATGAAACACGCCGTCAGCGCGGGACGATTGTCGATGTTACCCTTATTAGTGACTACCTCAGAAATAATCGTCTGCGATTATTGGATACACCGGGGTTCAATGGCGAAATAAGCGTGGAATCCGACTTCCAAAGCTATTTGCATGGCAGTGATGGCCTGATGTTCGTTCTAGATGCCCGGGCGCCATTCACCGGAAGTGAACGGGACCTGTTATTGGAAATTCAAATGATGGCCCCGAAACTTCCGATTCATTTCTTATTAAATAAAATGGATACGATATACAGTGATCAAGTCGCAGTTCGAATGGAAGACGAAACATGGGATAAAGTGAATGCATACTTCCCGAATGCGAAAGTATTCGCCTTCTCCAAACTTTATGACAGCAAGCAGCAATTGAAGGACCTTTCAGTTTTCCTTCAATCGAATTATCAAGATGATAATTGGAAAGAAAGAAGGTCTGAAAAAATCCTTGCTTTCATCCGTAAAACATTATCTAACCTGTTAGAAAAACGGGCAGCTAATGAGCGTAAATGTGAGCACTCCATTTCTTGGAATGAACAGATGGAAATCAAACTGAATGGAGCGGTCAATCAACTGGCTGATTTGGAAAAAGAAAAAAGTGAGAATATCATAAGGTCATATCGTTCGCTTAAAGATGAAGTGAAAAATCAACTTTATTCCAAAATTCCTGAATTACTGAGGGATTGTTCTAAATCGTTAACGGAGAGCAGTGATTTCAGTCAGGTCCATATACAGTTAAACCAGGAAATGAATGAGCGGATCCAAGCATTCATATCTGATAAAATCATGCCGCAGTATTACCGTTCTCTTCAAGATTGGATTGCCAGTTCCCAAATGGAATTCGCACAAAGCCAACAATTTATGGATGAGATGAGTGCTGGTTTCAATGAATTATACAAAGAAGAACGAATTACGCTTGCAGGTGACTTCAGAGTATTGGATGACTGGCGTCGTGATGCCGATCGGATGACAAGCAGTATCCGCATCGATGACGTTAATATCCTTTTGCGCAGGACTCCATCACAATTGCTGCTTAAAGGAGCAGGAAAGCTGTTTGGGGCGATACCGCAAAATAAAGCCAATATGTACAATCGTTATAAGAAATACCTGGAAAGTGAAGATTACCTGGATGTTGCCGAAATGATCACGGAACGTTTCCTTACCCAATTTGGATTGTTTGAAAAATCTTTGGATCGGGACATTTCACTTTTCTATCGCAGTTCATTTGCCTTACTTCAAAAAACGATAGAGCAAACGCAGACTGAAATAAAAGACTACCAGGCTGCATTGGAGCATATGAAAGAAAATCCGGAAGTTTACCGTGACCCGATCACTTTGTTCGAAGTGAAATTAAGACAGTTGGAGAGGCTTGAAAAAATTGAGAAAAAGCGTCTAGCCCAGCTTCAAAGAAAATAA
- a CDS encoding sugar ABC transporter substrate-binding protein, which produces MRRSIKGIFISAIASALLLTGCSTGQSSTESKKEEKVSFENVPERFADGDGARIKVIRKIGGDDHTAQYLAGAKEEGEALGFQVDTYTANGDTAKFHDAIAQALEEDYDGYIISHGDDAATVNDVQKLVDAGKSVVTFDSISDLSKIKGVTLTSQDDEALATLAFDKLIKEQKGEAAIAYLWVDGFPPMVRRNAVYQEKLKENPGIKEVERFGVASADTSVQTQNAVAAMLNKYPKGKLDAIFATWDAFAIGAARAIKEAGRDEVKIYGIDVSNADLQEIQSADSSWSYTAAVDPKLIGAVNMRILAKKLAGEETPQTYDLEASLISQKQIQASKEAVNMANLSGIVEGWGVSTEFEEDWMKVLKDHYKK; this is translated from the coding sequence ATGAGAAGGTCTATTAAAGGGATATTCATTTCAGCCATCGCTTCGGCATTGCTTTTAACGGGTTGCTCTACAGGGCAGAGTTCCACAGAATCGAAGAAAGAAGAAAAAGTATCATTTGAAAATGTCCCGGAAAGATTTGCTGATGGGGATGGAGCCAGAATCAAAGTGATCCGTAAAATTGGCGGTGATGATCATACGGCCCAATACCTGGCGGGGGCAAAAGAAGAGGGAGAAGCACTGGGATTTCAAGTGGATACGTATACAGCAAATGGAGATACGGCTAAATTCCATGATGCGATAGCGCAGGCTTTGGAGGAAGATTACGACGGCTATATCATTTCCCATGGTGATGATGCAGCAACTGTGAATGACGTTCAAAAGTTGGTTGATGCAGGGAAAAGCGTTGTCACATTCGATTCAATAAGCGATCTATCTAAAATAAAAGGCGTGACATTAACTTCACAAGATGATGAAGCGTTGGCAACACTGGCTTTTGATAAACTGATAAAAGAACAGAAAGGTGAAGCGGCAATTGCATATCTTTGGGTGGACGGTTTTCCTCCAATGGTAAGAAGAAATGCAGTCTATCAGGAAAAATTAAAAGAAAATCCTGGAATTAAAGAAGTAGAAAGATTCGGAGTGGCATCTGCTGATACTTCGGTTCAGACACAAAATGCTGTAGCCGCAATGCTGAATAAGTACCCTAAAGGTAAATTGGATGCCATTTTCGCAACATGGGATGCCTTTGCAATCGGTGCAGCCCGGGCGATTAAAGAAGCGGGCCGAGATGAAGTGAAGATATATGGAATTGATGTATCTAATGCAGATCTCCAGGAAATCCAATCAGCTGATAGCTCGTGGTCCTACACGGCAGCAGTCGATCCCAAGTTGATCGGTGCAGTGAATATGAGGATATTGGCTAAAAAATTAGCGGGCGAAGAAACGCCGCAAACATATGACCTGGAGGCATCACTTATTTCACAAAAGCAAATCCAAGCTTCAAAAGAAGCGGTAAACATGGCAAACCTGTCTGGTATTGTCGAAGGCTGGGGTGTATCGACGGAATTTGAAGAAGATTGGATGAAGGTTTTGAAAGATCATTATAAAAAGTAA
- the brnQ gene encoding branched-chain amino acid transport system II carrier protein yields MKKTDTLFIGLMLFSMFFGAGNLIFPPFLGASSGTSFWPAIAGFVATGVGLPILVLLAVSLVKGGAQTIGARVHPLFSTLFMVVIYLSIGPFLAIPRNANVAYEMGFKPYLGDSMNQSLFLFMFTTIFFIIVYAISLNPEKMETFMGRWITPVLLLSMVILCVVGFVKLDAPFQAPTEAYAAGAFSKGFIEGYNTMDALAALAFGIVILTSIQQRGISERKQLTRYTVKAGLIAGVLLSLVYISLGVMGARMAADGSFENGTDILTVASTLLLGTGGKVLLGIIFTLACFTTVVGLTTACGQYFSKLFPKLNYKTVILIVTIVGFILSNMGLNQILKVSVPFLVMAYPLTIVLIVLTFFSRHFKNPKKVYRSAITFTGVFALIDGLNAFGLQLGPVQTLSDVLPLSAYGMEWIIPALVGTAFGLLLSQIGQTAPAEELEIETLY; encoded by the coding sequence ATGAAAAAAACAGACACATTATTTATCGGCCTTATGCTTTTCTCAATGTTCTTCGGAGCGGGGAACCTCATATTCCCTCCATTTTTAGGAGCATCTTCGGGCACTTCTTTCTGGCCAGCCATTGCCGGTTTTGTCGCCACCGGAGTCGGCCTGCCAATTTTGGTGCTTCTTGCAGTCTCACTTGTTAAAGGCGGGGCACAAACTATCGGTGCCCGTGTACATCCTCTATTCAGCACGTTGTTCATGGTGGTCATCTATTTAAGCATTGGGCCTTTTCTGGCCATTCCACGGAATGCGAATGTTGCCTATGAAATGGGCTTCAAGCCATATCTTGGCGACTCAATGAATCAATCACTATTTCTATTCATGTTCACAACCATATTTTTCATCATCGTTTATGCCATTTCATTGAATCCAGAAAAAATGGAAACCTTCATGGGACGCTGGATTACACCCGTTCTACTTTTGTCCATGGTCATTCTCTGTGTCGTTGGGTTCGTAAAGCTTGATGCTCCATTCCAAGCTCCAACCGAAGCATATGCTGCAGGAGCATTTTCAAAAGGATTCATTGAAGGTTACAACACGATGGATGCTCTAGCCGCCTTGGCTTTTGGGATCGTAATCCTTACTTCAATCCAGCAAAGGGGGATTTCCGAACGAAAACAATTGACGAGATATACAGTAAAAGCGGGTCTCATCGCTGGTGTTTTGCTTTCTTTAGTTTATATCTCCTTAGGTGTAATGGGAGCACGCATGGCTGCCGATGGGTCATTCGAAAACGGAACGGATATCCTCACTGTCGCATCCACCCTTTTACTTGGAACTGGCGGAAAGGTCCTTCTCGGCATCATTTTCACATTAGCATGCTTCACCACCGTCGTCGGATTGACGACTGCTTGCGGACAATATTTCTCAAAACTTTTCCCCAAGCTGAACTACAAAACCGTCATTCTGATTGTAACAATCGTCGGTTTCATCCTTTCAAATATGGGTCTGAATCAAATTTTAAAAGTATCGGTACCATTCCTTGTCATGGCTTATCCGTTAACGATCGTCCTGATTGTCCTGACATTCTTCAGCCGTCATTTCAAAAACCCGAAGAAGGTTTATCGCAGTGCAATAACTTTCACAGGAGTTTTCGCCTTGATAGATGGATTGAATGCATTCGGTTTACAATTAGGACCCGTGCAAACCTTGAGTGATGTCCTTCCCCTTTCTGCCTACGGCATGGAGTGGATCATCCCTGCTCTCGTCGGTACAGCCTTTGGCCTTCTGCTCAGTCAAATCGGACAAACGGCACCAGCTGAGGAGTTGGAAATCGAAACATTATATTAA
- a CDS encoding NAD(P)H-dependent oxidoreductase, with the protein MKTLVIVSHPSLETSVINKRWVEELRKYPEKYIVHELNKVYPDGNINAEKEQQLIESHSNLVLQFPFYWFNCPPLLKRWLDDVFTYGWAYGSNGGDKLKNRKAALAVSAGINKEDYSEEGRYRYTIEHLLSPFETTFLYCNADYRSFFAFYGAENEPSASELEKSAQDYLNFVDNL; encoded by the coding sequence TTGAAAACTCTTGTTATCGTATCACACCCAAGTCTAGAAACATCCGTCATAAATAAGCGATGGGTAGAAGAGCTCAGGAAATATCCGGAAAAGTATATAGTACACGAATTGAATAAAGTTTACCCTGACGGAAACATTAATGCGGAAAAAGAACAGCAATTAATCGAATCGCATAGTAATCTTGTTTTACAGTTCCCTTTTTATTGGTTTAATTGTCCGCCTCTCCTAAAAAGATGGCTTGACGATGTTTTTACTTATGGTTGGGCTTATGGTTCAAATGGAGGCGATAAATTAAAGAATCGCAAAGCTGCTTTAGCTGTATCTGCCGGAATTAACAAAGAAGATTATAGTGAAGAGGGAAGATATCGCTATACAATTGAACATTTATTATCTCCCTTTGAAACTACCTTCCTATACTGCAATGCAGATTATCGTTCATTCTTTGCGTTTTATGGTGCTGAAAATGAGCCTTCCGCAAGCGAATTGGAAAAAAGCGCACAAGATTATTTGAATTTTGTCGACAACCTTTAA
- a CDS encoding winged helix-turn-helix transcriptional regulator, producing the protein MRETCVPTGVKPNDTGFGYTLSLIGGKYKMIIMYWLSENKVMRHNQLKRSIGTISFKTLSIMLKELEADGLIIRKEFPQIPPKVEYSLSERGLSLIPLLNMMCEWGEKNSLPAQETVQP; encoded by the coding sequence ATGCGTGAAACCTGTGTTCCGACTGGCGTGAAACCAAATGACACTGGCTTTGGATATACTTTGTCCTTAATAGGCGGCAAATATAAAATGATCATAATGTATTGGCTGTCTGAAAATAAGGTTATGCGGCATAATCAGCTGAAGCGAAGTATCGGTACCATTTCCTTTAAAACACTAAGCATCATGTTAAAAGAGTTGGAGGCAGACGGCCTTATCATACGCAAGGAATTTCCCCAAATACCCCCGAAAGTAGAATATTCATTATCTGAACGTGGTCTATCTCTCATTCCATTGTTAAATATGATGTGCGAGTGGGGAGAGAAAAACAGTTTGCCAGCTCAGGAGACTGTACAGCCGTAG
- a CDS encoding ABC transporter permease, whose protein sequence is MSIPIPVTQTAKAKKKVELFDFFYKYGTILTIIILIGVFAVSNPSFIQTTNLINILRSISIVTIIAIGITISLSVDGFDLSVGSVASLANAIVISMFVWFSQDTFIAILAAIGASLVVGALNSFMIVKLRIPDMLMTLATMFIIQGIALTYTKGATVSQNMVMPDGTFATGLISPFFAKIGQVPWIILIMAVIVIATHIFLTYTKHGRYMYIIGGNKEAARLSGISVNKYKILAYLLSALFAAIGGIVLASRVMTSEINSGSPYLMDAVAAAFIGSSVLGAGKPNAFGTFVGAVLIGILQNGLIMMSVPYYAMDIVKGTVLALALAVTYYKQKH, encoded by the coding sequence ATGAGCATACCCATTCCTGTTACACAGACAGCGAAAGCGAAGAAAAAGGTGGAACTATTCGACTTTTTCTATAAATACGGCACAATATTGACGATTATCATTCTGATTGGAGTTTTTGCCGTGTCCAATCCATCTTTCATTCAAACTACTAATCTGATCAACATCCTGCGTTCCATTTCAATCGTGACCATCATTGCGATCGGCATTACGATATCCCTGAGCGTGGATGGCTTCGACCTTTCCGTCGGCTCCGTCGCATCATTGGCCAATGCCATCGTCATATCAATGTTTGTCTGGTTTTCGCAGGATACATTTATCGCCATATTAGCTGCGATCGGTGCCTCACTTGTCGTAGGGGCTTTGAATTCATTCATGATCGTTAAATTGAGAATTCCCGACATGCTGATGACATTGGCCACCATGTTCATTATCCAGGGAATTGCCCTTACTTATACCAAGGGGGCCACGGTCTCGCAAAATATGGTCATGCCCGACGGGACATTCGCAACAGGACTGATCAGCCCGTTTTTCGCCAAAATTGGCCAGGTACCATGGATAATCCTGATCATGGCAGTCATTGTGATAGCGACACATATCTTTTTGACTTATACGAAGCACGGTCGTTATATGTACATTATTGGGGGAAATAAGGAAGCAGCGAGACTTTCCGGGATATCGGTCAATAAATACAAAATCCTTGCCTACCTGCTTTCAGCTTTATTTGCTGCAATCGGGGGTATTGTCCTTGCTTCAAGGGTCATGACATCAGAAATCAATTCAGGGTCACCTTATTTAATGGACGCCGTTGCAGCAGCCTTCATTGGTTCCTCCGTTTTAGGAGCGGGAAAACCGAATGCCTTTGGAACCTTTGTCGGTGCAGTCCTGATCGGAATCCTTCAAAATGGGCTGATCATGATGTCCGTTCCGTATTATGCGATGGATATCGTCAAAGGAACAGTGCTGGCCCTTGCGCTCGCGGTAACCTATTACAAACAAAAACACTAA
- a CDS encoding DMT family transporter — MKKSIVILFLILANLFWAGNYIFGKYVVTELSPIQLTFTRWLIAVFLLFPLAQWIEKPDWKSVWKAWKLLLVMGVLGIISYNFFLYWALTYTTSMNAALVNSMNPALIVLFSALLLKEKISSLHALGLIISLFGVLLVLTKGHLLDIFQLNYNKGDLLMILAILVWTFYSIIGKKLKNIPIISATAVSVFLGLILVAPFAIGSGMNLDLSSKAITGLLYIGIFPSVGSFIFWNISLRHINASQAGIYLNLIAVFTAILSLILGHAITIVQILGGLLVFIGVYLTSKKKKEDPAALTKNM, encoded by the coding sequence ATGAAAAAATCTATTGTTATTTTATTTCTTATCTTGGCAAATTTATTTTGGGCCGGTAATTACATTTTCGGAAAATACGTTGTGACCGAACTTTCTCCGATCCAACTAACATTTACGCGATGGCTAATAGCCGTTTTCTTATTGTTTCCTTTAGCCCAATGGATTGAAAAGCCAGACTGGAAGAGTGTATGGAAAGCCTGGAAATTACTATTAGTCATGGGTGTGCTCGGAATCATCAGTTATAATTTTTTCCTTTATTGGGCTCTGACCTATACAACTTCCATGAATGCTGCTCTTGTCAATTCCATGAACCCTGCCTTAATTGTTCTTTTTTCCGCTTTGCTGTTAAAGGAGAAAATTTCATCCCTCCATGCACTCGGACTTATCATATCTTTATTCGGCGTTTTATTGGTCTTGACAAAAGGACACCTTCTGGATATTTTCCAGCTCAATTACAATAAAGGCGACTTATTGATGATCTTGGCGATTCTCGTTTGGACCTTCTATTCAATAATTGGTAAAAAACTGAAAAACATTCCGATCATCTCAGCCACTGCCGTTTCCGTATTTCTCGGATTGATTCTCGTCGCTCCATTCGCCATTGGCTCGGGAATGAACCTTGATTTAAGCAGTAAAGCCATCACGGGTCTCTTATATATTGGAATCTTCCCGTCTGTCGGTTCCTTTATTTTCTGGAATATTTCCCTTCGTCATATCAATGCCAGCCAGGCTGGAATTTATCTAAATCTGATTGCTGTATTTACCGCCATTCTTAGCCTGATTTTAGGGCATGCGATTACTATCGTCCAAATCCTAGGAGGCCTCCTTGTCTTCATTGGCGTCTACCTGACAAGTAAAAAGAAAAAAGAAGATCCGGCAGCTCTCACGAAGAACATGTAA
- a CDS encoding aldo/keto reductase, producing MSKQTRIGKTDLYVNSIGLGTNAIGGHNLFPNLSEDTGRDVLRTALEEGINFWDTAYIYGPERSEELIGEILKESRKREDIVLATKGAHKFADGNVVFDNSPDFLKNAVDSSLKRLQTDYIDLFYIHFPDEDTPKDEAVGALKELKDAGKIKSIGVSNFSFEQLKEANKDGYVDVLQSEYNLFKREAEQDLLPYTAENNISFIPYFPLASGLLGGKYNQESTFEDGRAKSPLFQGQAFVSNLQKVEEVRAIANRKHTDVADVVLAWYLTRHSIDVLIPGAKKPEQVTRNLQALDVDLTMDEIAEISAIFA from the coding sequence ATGTCTAAGCAAACCCGTATTGGTAAAACAGATCTGTATGTAAATTCGATTGGCCTTGGCACAAATGCAATTGGCGGACATAACCTATTCCCTAATCTAAGCGAGGATACAGGAAGGGATGTTTTGAGAACGGCATTGGAAGAGGGAATTAACTTTTGGGATACAGCTTACATTTACGGTCCTGAGCGTTCAGAAGAACTTATAGGTGAAATCCTTAAAGAGAGTCGCAAACGCGAGGATATAGTCCTTGCCACTAAAGGGGCACACAAATTTGCCGATGGCAACGTCGTCTTTGATAACTCTCCGGATTTTCTGAAAAATGCCGTGGACTCGAGTCTAAAAAGGCTCCAGACAGACTACATCGACTTATTCTATATCCATTTCCCTGATGAGGATACCCCTAAAGATGAAGCAGTAGGTGCCTTAAAGGAATTGAAGGATGCAGGCAAAATCAAGTCAATCGGCGTCTCGAACTTTTCGTTCGAACAATTGAAGGAAGCGAATAAAGACGGCTATGTCGATGTCCTGCAATCCGAGTACAATCTATTCAAACGGGAGGCGGAACAAGACCTACTGCCATATACAGCCGAAAATAATATTTCCTTCATTCCTTATTTCCCCCTTGCTTCTGGTCTGCTCGGGGGCAAATATAATCAGGAGTCAACGTTCGAGGACGGCAGGGCAAAAAGTCCGCTTTTCCAAGGACAAGCCTTTGTAAGCAACCTGCAAAAAGTGGAAGAAGTACGGGCAATCGCCAACAGGAAGCATACCGATGTCGCCGATGTGGTACTTGCTTGGTATTTAACTCGGCACTCGATAGATGTACTGATTCCCGGAGCGAAAAAGCCAGAACAGGTCACACGCAACTTACAAGCATTGGATGTCGATTTAACCATGGATGAAATCGCCGAAATCAGTGCCATTTTCGCTTAA
- a CDS encoding sugar ABC transporter ATP-binding protein, with translation MGTQLEMKKISIEFPGVKALSEVDFSVQSGTAHALVGANGAGKSTLMKVLSGAHVHYSGDIFIDGMKWDIRSPKAAQEQGIQIVYQEVDTALIPYLTVGENVMLNDMVQNMGKKQRIQWKELHNQAAYILEDMIIRVPSKKLVRDLTLAEKQMVLIARAVSTECKFLILDEPTAPLSHTETTELFRIVNELKQKGVGIIFISHRLPEIFEICEEITIMRNGERVTCRKKEDITRTEVVENMLGKTMDEQFPEVNTSIGDVILEVKGLSDAEKVKNVSLNIKAGEIIGLAGLVGAGKTELCKTLFGHTSITAGEVILNGRKLSLKSPHEAVKSGLALVPEERRKEGVLVQESVSANLTAASLGKFCKTFSFVDRKAEKKKAKEMIASLGIKTPSGEVNVENLSGGNQQKVAIGKWLMADADVYIFDEPTKGVDVGAKKDIFELIAKLARNGKAIIYASSELSEIIGITNRTYVLYDGSTVIELETSKTNEEELLFYSTGGK, from the coding sequence ATGGGCACGCAATTAGAAATGAAGAAGATTTCGATTGAATTTCCGGGGGTAAAGGCGCTGAGTGAAGTTGATTTTTCCGTACAATCAGGAACAGCCCACGCATTGGTCGGTGCAAACGGAGCAGGGAAATCGACGTTAATGAAAGTTTTATCGGGAGCCCATGTTCATTATTCAGGTGACATTTTTATTGATGGGATGAAGTGGGATATCCGCTCGCCAAAAGCGGCTCAGGAGCAAGGCATTCAAATTGTTTATCAGGAAGTGGATACCGCCCTCATCCCTTATTTAACGGTTGGGGAAAATGTAATGTTGAATGATATGGTCCAAAACATGGGGAAAAAACAGAGAATCCAATGGAAAGAGCTGCACAACCAAGCCGCTTATATTCTTGAAGATATGATAATTCGTGTCCCTTCGAAAAAGCTGGTAAGAGACCTTACCTTGGCTGAAAAACAGATGGTCCTGATAGCAAGAGCCGTTTCGACAGAATGCAAATTCCTGATTCTCGACGAGCCAACTGCTCCGTTAAGTCATACGGAGACGACAGAACTTTTTCGAATTGTAAATGAATTAAAGCAAAAAGGCGTGGGAATCATTTTCATTTCACATCGTCTGCCTGAGATTTTTGAAATTTGTGAGGAAATTACGATAATGAGGAATGGGGAGCGTGTCACGTGTCGAAAAAAGGAGGACATAACCCGTACCGAAGTGGTAGAGAACATGCTCGGGAAAACCATGGATGAACAGTTTCCTGAAGTGAATACTTCGATTGGGGACGTTATTCTGGAAGTGAAGGGATTGTCAGATGCAGAGAAAGTTAAAAATGTTAGCCTGAATATTAAAGCTGGCGAGATAATCGGCTTGGCAGGTTTGGTCGGGGCTGGGAAAACGGAGCTGTGTAAAACCCTTTTCGGTCATACTTCGATCACAGCGGGCGAAGTCATCCTGAATGGTCGAAAGCTTTCTTTAAAATCACCGCACGAAGCAGTAAAAAGCGGTCTGGCACTTGTACCTGAGGAACGCAGGAAAGAAGGGGTCCTTGTTCAGGAATCAGTCTCGGCGAACTTGACTGCAGCCAGTCTCGGCAAATTCTGCAAGACGTTCAGCTTCGTGGATCGTAAGGCGGAAAAGAAAAAGGCGAAGGAAATGATCGCAAGTCTTGGCATTAAAACTCCTTCAGGGGAAGTGAATGTCGAAAACCTTTCAGGTGGTAACCAGCAAAAAGTTGCCATTGGAAAATGGCTTATGGCCGATGCGGATGTATACATATTCGATGAACCAACGAAAGGGGTCGATGTTGGAGCCAAGAAGGATATATTCGAATTGATTGCAAAGCTTGCAAGGAATGGGAAAGCGATCATTTATGCATCATCCGAGCTTTCCGAAATCATTGGCATTACCAACCGGACATATGTGTTATATGACGGGAGCACTGTCATCGAATTAGAAACGAGCAAAACGAATGAAGAAGAACTATTATTCTATTCAACAGGAGGAAAATAG